The following are encoded in a window of Flavobacterium cupriresistens genomic DNA:
- the htpG gene encoding molecular chaperone HtpG encodes MTTGKINVSVENIFPLIKKFLYSDHEIFLRELISNGTDATLKLKHLISIGEAQVEYGNPVIEIRVDKEGKKIHIIDQGLGMTADEVEKYINQVAFSGAEEFLDKYKDSAKDSGIIGHFGLGFYSAFMVAEKVEILTKSYKDEPAAHWTCDGSPEFTLEPADKTSRGTEIILHVAEDSLEFLEDSKISGLLNKYNKFMPILIKFGTRTETLPKPEDAPEDYINETVETDNIINNPNPAWTKQPTELSDEDYKSFYRELYPMQFEDPLFHIHLNVDYPFNLTGILYFPKLGSDMQIQKDKIQLYQNQVYVTDNVEGIVPEFLTMLKGVIDSPDIPLNVSRSGLQADGAVKKISNYITRKVADKLKALFNENRADFEQKWNDIKIVLEYGMLSDDKFYEKAGAFVLYPTVDDTYFTIEELKEKLKENQTDKDGKLVVLYAGNKDAQHSYIETAKAKGYEVLLLDSPIISHLIQKIEGDNSGLTFVRVDSDHIDNLIKKEETTISKLSDEEKESLKTSLESYIPKAYSVQLEAMDSQSAPFIITQPEFMRRMKEMSQSGGGGMFGMGNMPEMYNLVVNTNSDLATNILNTEDKTHQEHLVKQALDLAKLSQNLLKGEALTAFVKRSFEMIK; translated from the coding sequence ATGACAACAGGTAAAATTAATGTTTCGGTTGAAAACATCTTTCCCTTAATCAAAAAGTTCTTGTACAGCGATCACGAAATCTTTTTACGTGAGCTGATTTCAAACGGAACAGATGCTACATTAAAACTAAAACATCTTATTAGCATCGGTGAAGCCCAAGTAGAATATGGAAATCCGGTTATTGAAATCAGAGTAGACAAAGAGGGTAAAAAAATCCACATCATCGACCAAGGTTTAGGTATGACTGCTGATGAAGTAGAAAAATACATCAATCAGGTCGCTTTTTCAGGTGCTGAAGAATTCTTGGACAAATACAAGGATTCTGCCAAAGATTCCGGAATTATTGGTCACTTTGGACTTGGTTTCTATTCTGCCTTTATGGTGGCTGAAAAAGTAGAAATCCTTACAAAATCATACAAAGACGAACCAGCAGCGCACTGGACATGTGACGGAAGCCCTGAATTTACTTTAGAGCCAGCTGACAAAACTTCACGCGGAACGGAAATCATCCTTCATGTTGCTGAAGATTCTCTTGAATTCTTAGAAGATTCAAAAATCAGTGGTTTATTAAACAAATACAATAAGTTCATGCCTATTCTGATTAAATTCGGAACAAGAACAGAAACACTTCCAAAACCGGAAGATGCTCCTGAAGATTATATCAACGAGACTGTTGAGACAGACAACATCATCAACAATCCAAATCCGGCATGGACCAAACAACCAACTGAATTAAGTGACGAAGATTACAAAAGTTTCTACAGAGAATTGTATCCAATGCAATTCGAAGATCCTTTGTTCCACATTCACTTAAATGTTGACTATCCGTTTAACCTGACAGGAATTTTATATTTTCCGAAATTAGGTTCTGACATGCAGATCCAAAAAGATAAAATTCAATTGTACCAAAACCAGGTTTACGTTACCGATAACGTAGAAGGAATTGTACCGGAATTTTTGACGATGCTAAAAGGTGTTATTGATTCACCGGACATCCCTTTGAATGTTTCTCGTTCAGGTCTACAAGCTGATGGTGCCGTTAAGAAAATTTCTAACTACATCACGCGTAAAGTAGCAGACAAACTAAAAGCTTTGTTTAACGAAAACCGTGCTGATTTTGAACAAAAATGGAACGACATTAAAATCGTTTTAGAGTACGGAATGCTTTCTGATGATAAATTCTACGAAAAAGCAGGTGCCTTTGTATTATATCCAACAGTTGACGATACCTACTTTACTATCGAAGAATTAAAAGAAAAACTAAAAGAAAACCAAACCGATAAAGACGGAAAATTGGTTGTTTTATATGCCGGAAATAAAGACGCACAACACTCTTATATCGAAACTGCAAAAGCAAAAGGATACGAAGTGTTACTATTAGACTCTCCTATTATTTCACATTTGATTCAAAAAATTGAAGGAGATAACAGCGGTTTAACTTTTGTTCGTGTAGATTCTGACCATATTGATAACTTAATCAAAAAAGAAGAGACTACGATTTCTAAATTATCTGACGAAGAAAAAGAATCTTTAAAAACGTCTTTAGAATCTTATATTCCAAAAGCCTACTCGGTACAATTGGAAGCAATGGATAGCCAGTCAGCTCCATTTATCATCACGCAACCTGAATTTATGCGTAGAATGAAAGAAATGAGCCAATCCGGTGGCGGTGGAATGTTCGGAATGGGAAATATGCCGGAAATGTACAATCTGGTTGTTAACACCAATTCTGACTTAGCAACAAACATTTTAAATACAGAAGACAAAACACACCAGGAACACTTGGTAAAACAAGCTTTAGACTTAGCTAAATTATCGCAAAACCTTTTAAAAGGAGAAGCCTTAACTGCTTTTGTAAAAAGAAGTTTTGAAATGATCAAATAA
- a CDS encoding DUF4369 domain-containing protein, producing MKKSIIAFVTLALLASCSKKETTDGLHLTGNIKGLKNGTLYIQRVADTSLVAIDSIKIDGNSTFEKDIKLESPEMLYLFLDRGVTNSLDNNILFFAEPGNLNIETNLDNFIYAAKITGSKNQELYEEYKKINSRFNDENLSMVESKFKALKRQDQKAVDSIDAKQQSNIKRKYLYATNFAINHKDHEIAPYIALAEIYDINVKFLDTIQKSMTPKVAQSLYGKKLTKYVSEIKKQEQK from the coding sequence ATGAAAAAATCAATTATTGCCTTTGTTACACTTGCCCTATTGGCATCTTGCAGCAAAAAAGAAACTACTGACGGTTTACATCTTACCGGAAACATAAAAGGATTAAAAAACGGAACTTTATATATTCAAAGAGTAGCAGATACTTCCCTGGTTGCGATTGACTCTATCAAAATAGACGGAAATTCAACTTTTGAAAAAGACATCAAATTAGAATCTCCGGAAATGCTTTATTTATTTCTGGATCGCGGTGTAACAAACTCTTTGGACAATAATATTTTATTTTTCGCAGAACCGGGAAATCTTAACATCGAAACCAACTTAGACAACTTTATATACGCTGCTAAAATTACCGGATCTAAAAATCAGGAATTATATGAAGAGTATAAAAAAATAAACTCCCGTTTTAATGACGAAAACCTTTCTATGGTTGAGTCAAAATTTAAAGCGTTAAAAAGACAAGATCAAAAAGCGGTTGACAGTATTGACGCAAAACAACAGTCTAATATCAAAAGAAAATACTTATACGCTACAAACTTTGCCATCAACCACAAAGATCACGAAATAGCACCTTATATTGCGTTAGCTGAGATTTACGATATCAACGTTAAATTCCTGGATACGATACAAAAATCAATGACTCCAAAAGTAGCACAATCTCTTTATGGTAAAAAACTAACAAAGTACGTTAGCGAAATCAAAAAACAGGAACAAAAGTAA
- a CDS encoding type I phosphomannose isomerase catalytic subunit, with protein MNSKMYPLQFSPILKERIWGGEKLKTILNKSIVSKITGESWELSTVEGDVSVVANGALKGKSLMELIDETPNEILGTKVYERFGKQFPLLFKYLDAREDLSIQVHPNDALAKERHNSFGKTEMWYVLQADTDARIIVGFKEDSGKEEYLKHLNDKTLVSILDDVKAKTGDVFFLETGTVHAIGAGLVVAEIQQTSDITYRLYDFDRKDAQGNTRELHVDLALDAINYNKVDTQKKYETKTNTSNVVVDCPYFTTNFIPLEDKVAVSKSGETFTVYMCVEGSFEMEYDGFKQSYIKGDTVLVPAAINAFMLTGKASILEIYIS; from the coding sequence ATGAATTCAAAAATGTACCCTCTGCAATTTTCCCCTATTTTAAAAGAAAGAATCTGGGGAGGAGAAAAATTAAAAACAATCCTTAATAAATCAATTGTTTCCAAAATTACCGGCGAGAGTTGGGAATTATCGACTGTAGAAGGAGATGTGAGTGTGGTTGCCAATGGAGCTTTGAAAGGAAAATCATTGATGGAACTTATTGATGAAACTCCAAACGAAATTTTAGGAACAAAAGTTTATGAGCGTTTTGGAAAACAATTTCCGTTGCTTTTTAAGTATTTAGATGCTCGTGAGGACCTTTCAATACAAGTACATCCAAATGATGCTTTGGCAAAAGAGCGTCATAATTCTTTTGGCAAAACCGAAATGTGGTATGTATTACAGGCGGATACAGATGCCAGAATTATTGTTGGTTTTAAAGAAGATTCAGGAAAAGAAGAGTATTTGAAACATCTAAACGATAAAACCTTAGTTTCGATTTTAGATGATGTAAAAGCAAAAACGGGGGATGTTTTCTTTTTAGAAACGGGGACTGTTCATGCGATTGGTGCCGGTTTAGTAGTGGCAGAAATCCAGCAGACTTCAGATATCACGTACCGTTTGTACGACTTTGACCGTAAAGATGCGCAAGGAAATACTAGAGAACTTCACGTAGATTTGGCACTTGATGCTATTAACTACAATAAGGTAGATACACAAAAGAAATACGAGACTAAAACAAATACTTCTAATGTAGTAGTAGATTGCCCTTATTTTACGACCAATTTTATTCCGTTAGAAGATAAAGTGGCTGTTTCTAAATCAGGCGAGACTTTTACGGTATATATGTGTGTGGAAGGAAGTTTCGAAATGGAATATGATGGTTTTAAACAGTCTTATATAAAAGGAGATACTGTTTTGGTTCCCGCTGCGATAAATGCATTTATGTTGACCGGAAAAGCTTCAATTTTAGAAATTTACATTTCATAG
- a CDS encoding peroxiredoxin has product MSLKIGDIVPNFTAKDNHGEVFESQSVLGRKPLVVYFYPKDNTPGCTTEACSFRDQYEDFKDLGAEVIGISSDSVKSHHKFANKHQLPFILLSDQDKKLRHLFGVRDNLFGLLPGRVTYVIDRNGVVILIFDSMNASKHIPKALATIKELVL; this is encoded by the coding sequence ATGTCATTAAAAATAGGAGATATAGTTCCGAATTTTACTGCAAAGGACAATCATGGTGAAGTTTTTGAAAGCCAAAGTGTTTTGGGTCGAAAGCCACTTGTGGTTTATTTTTACCCAAAAGACAATACACCGGGTTGTACCACCGAAGCTTGTAGTTTTAGAGATCAATATGAAGATTTTAAAGATCTTGGAGCTGAGGTTATCGGAATAAGCAGTGATAGTGTCAAATCACATCATAAATTCGCGAATAAACATCAGTTACCGTTTATACTGTTGTCAGATCAGGATAAAAAATTGAGACATCTTTTTGGTGTTCGGGATAATTTATTTGGTCTTTTACCGGGAAGAGTGACGTATGTTATCGATCGGAATGGAGTTGTCATTCTGATTTTTGATAGCATGAATGCTTCCAAGCATATTCCTAAAGCCTTAGCAACCATTAAAGAATTAGTACTATAA
- a CDS encoding 6-carboxytetrahydropterin synthase, which produces MRVTISRKAHFNAAHRLHRKDWTLEKNNAVFGKCNNPNFHGHNYGLTVSVTGKIDPETGFVIDVKVLADIILEEVEIPFDHKNLNLDVPEFQDLNPTAENIAVVIWNKIRKRIQPDFDLEIVLNETERNFVTYKGEK; this is translated from the coding sequence ATGAGAGTAACCATATCAAGAAAAGCGCATTTTAATGCTGCACATCGATTGCACAGGAAAGATTGGACATTGGAAAAAAACAACGCTGTTTTTGGAAAATGTAATAATCCTAATTTCCATGGTCATAATTATGGTTTAACAGTAAGCGTAACAGGAAAAATTGACCCCGAAACCGGTTTTGTAATAGATGTGAAAGTATTAGCGGATATCATACTCGAAGAAGTAGAAATTCCGTTTGATCACAAAAACCTGAATCTGGATGTTCCCGAATTTCAGGATTTGAATCCAACTGCTGAAAATATTGCCGTTGTGATATGGAATAAAATCAGAAAAAGAATTCAACCCGATTTTGACCTGGAAATCGTTTTGAATGAAACAGAGCGTAATTTTGTAACCTATAAAGGAGAAAAATAA
- the idi gene encoding isopentenyl-diphosphate Delta-isomerase codes for MIEENVILVNQNDEQIGLMPKLEAHEKALLHRAFSVFILNNKNEIMLQQRAHQKYHSPLLWTNTCCSHQREGETNVAAGSRRLFEEMGFKAELKELFHFIYKAPFDNGLTEHELDHVMIGYYNEDPAINKDEVEDWKWMKIEDVKEDIEKHPEIYTVWFKIIFDEFYHYLEDHKI; via the coding sequence ATGATAGAAGAAAACGTAATATTAGTCAATCAAAATGATGAGCAAATTGGCTTAATGCCAAAATTAGAAGCACATGAAAAGGCTCTTTTGCATCGTGCTTTCTCTGTTTTTATTTTAAATAATAAGAATGAAATAATGTTACAGCAACGTGCGCATCAAAAATATCACTCACCTTTGTTATGGACCAATACATGTTGCAGTCATCAGCGTGAAGGGGAGACAAATGTTGCAGCAGGAAGCCGAAGATTATTTGAAGAGATGGGCTTTAAAGCAGAATTAAAAGAATTATTTCATTTTATATACAAAGCTCCTTTTGACAATGGTTTGACGGAACATGAATTAGACCATGTTATGATTGGCTACTACAATGAGGATCCGGCCATTAATAAGGATGAAGTTGAAGATTGGAAATGGATGAAAATAGAAGACGTAAAAGAGGATATTGAAAAACATCCGGAAATTTATACCGTCTGGTTTAAGATAATTTTCGATGAATTTTATCACTATTTAGAAGACCATAAGATTTAA
- the msrB gene encoding peptide-methionine (R)-S-oxide reductase MsrB: MKTTKTKTQFFSLCFLIPLFIFQACGQNTKKTTSKTVSMENKISKPGNPYYSNTDTAKLNVSNAEWKKVLPEDVYAVMREADTERPFTGKYWKSDEKGTYYCASCGNKLFRSTAKFSSSCGWPSFFEQDNKKSVVYKTDNSLGMERTEALCGRCGGHLGHLFDDGPEPTGKRYCMNSIALDFIPDSK, encoded by the coding sequence ATGAAAACTACAAAAACAAAAACCCAATTTTTCAGCCTTTGCTTTTTAATTCCGCTGTTTATTTTTCAGGCGTGCGGACAAAACACCAAAAAAACAACTTCAAAAACGGTCAGCATGGAAAATAAAATCAGCAAACCAGGGAATCCCTATTATTCGAACACAGACACTGCCAAACTGAATGTCAGTAATGCCGAATGGAAAAAAGTACTTCCCGAAGATGTATATGCTGTAATGCGCGAAGCCGATACCGAACGCCCTTTTACCGGAAAATACTGGAAGAGCGATGAAAAAGGAACGTATTATTGCGCCTCCTGCGGAAATAAACTTTTCAGATCTACTGCTAAATTTTCAAGCAGTTGCGGATGGCCAAGCTTTTTTGAACAGGACAACAAAAAAAGTGTGGTTTACAAAACAGATAATTCTCTGGGAATGGAAAGAACTGAAGCACTTTGCGGCAGATGCGGAGGCCACTTAGGCCACTTGTTTGATGACGGCCCGGAACCAACCGGAAAACGATATTGTATGAATTCGATCGCACTTGATTTTATCCCAGACTCTAAATAA
- the msrA gene encoding peptide-methionine (S)-S-oxide reductase MsrA yields the protein MKNIFLTCVLALSLNSFAQNTATKKASNLETITLGGGCYWCVEAVYENLNGVKSVVSGFSGGKVSNPSYEEVCSGTTGHAEVVQITYDKTVTDINEIFKVFFTVHDPTTLNRQGADVGTQYRSVIFYNNPQQKAAAESIIAQLNKAKVYSSPIVTKIEPFTKFYKAEDYHQNYYANNKNQPYCKMVIQPKIEKFEKVFKDQLKKK from the coding sequence ATGAAAAATATATTTTTAACATGCGTCCTCGCATTATCACTAAACAGCTTTGCTCAGAATACGGCAACAAAAAAGGCTTCAAATCTTGAAACCATTACGCTTGGTGGCGGTTGCTACTGGTGTGTTGAGGCAGTTTACGAAAATTTAAATGGTGTAAAATCTGTTGTTTCAGGCTTCTCCGGAGGTAAAGTTTCTAATCCGAGTTATGAAGAAGTATGCTCGGGAACTACCGGCCATGCCGAAGTCGTTCAGATTACTTACGACAAAACCGTAACGGACATCAACGAAATTTTTAAAGTATTCTTTACCGTGCATGATCCAACAACACTAAACAGACAAGGAGCAGATGTAGGTACTCAATATCGTTCTGTGATTTTTTACAACAACCCACAACAGAAAGCCGCAGCAGAAAGCATTATTGCACAGCTAAACAAAGCAAAAGTATACAGCAGTCCGATAGTTACAAAAATTGAACCTTTTACTAAGTTCTATAAAGCCGAAGATTATCATCAGAATTATTATGCAAACAACAAAAATCAACCGTATTGCAAAATGGTAATTCAACCCAAAATAGAGAAATTTGAAAAAGTTTTCAAAGACCAACTCAAAAAGAAATAA